In one Streptomyces sp. NBC_01241 genomic region, the following are encoded:
- a CDS encoding P1 family peptidase codes for MTQEPHEPTGLSAVQHTPPPSAGPLDALTDVAGLRVGHAQVPGAGALSGTTVVLAPEGGAIAAVDVRGGGPGTRETDALDPRNLVQRIDAVVLTGGSAYGLDAASGVMAWLEEQGRGVRVGPDPAQVVPVVPAACVFDLGRGGDWRARPDASTGRAAVVDAAGTETGAPVSEGNVGAGTGAVAGQLKGGVGTASVRLASGITVGALVVVNAAGSVIDPRTGVLYGEYGAAEPPVPPAPEVHRAARQRLAEAREADARPPLNTTLAVVATDADLTRAQAQKLAGTAHDGLARAVRPVHLLTDGDTVFSLATGVRSLDPQNPIALNDLLAAGADALTRAIVKAVRAAQSVNGHPGEGSYPAYSDLYGASRSPSRPSPQSRPDLDSPAG; via the coding sequence ATGACGCAAGAACCGCACGAGCCGACCGGCCTCTCCGCCGTGCAGCACACGCCGCCGCCGTCCGCCGGGCCGCTCGACGCGCTCACCGATGTGGCCGGGCTGCGCGTCGGCCATGCGCAGGTGCCGGGCGCGGGCGCGCTGAGCGGCACCACCGTCGTCCTCGCCCCCGAGGGCGGCGCGATCGCGGCCGTCGACGTACGCGGTGGCGGCCCCGGCACCCGGGAGACGGACGCGCTCGATCCGCGCAATCTGGTGCAGCGCATCGATGCGGTCGTCCTGACGGGCGGCAGCGCGTACGGCCTGGACGCTGCGTCCGGCGTGATGGCCTGGCTGGAGGAACAGGGTCGCGGGGTGCGGGTCGGGCCCGACCCCGCGCAGGTGGTGCCGGTCGTTCCGGCCGCGTGCGTCTTCGACCTGGGGCGGGGCGGCGACTGGCGGGCCCGCCCGGACGCGTCGACCGGTCGCGCGGCGGTGGTGGACGCGGCGGGTACGGAAACCGGGGCGCCGGTCTCCGAGGGGAATGTCGGCGCCGGTACGGGGGCGGTCGCCGGGCAGCTCAAGGGCGGGGTCGGCACGGCAAGCGTGCGGCTGGCGTCCGGGATCACGGTGGGCGCGCTCGTCGTGGTGAACGCGGCGGGTTCGGTGATCGATCCGCGGACCGGGGTGCTGTACGGGGAGTACGGCGCCGCCGAACCTCCGGTACCCCCCGCGCCCGAGGTCCACCGTGCGGCGCGACAGCGCCTGGCCGAGGCCCGGGAGGCGGACGCACGGCCCCCGCTCAACACCACGCTCGCGGTCGTCGCCACGGACGCCGACCTCACCCGGGCCCAGGCGCAGAAGCTCGCGGGTACGGCGCACGACGGACTGGCGCGCGCCGTCCGCCCCGTGCATCTGCTGACCGATGGGGACACCGTTTTCTCGCTGGCCACCGGCGTCCGGTCACTGGATCCGCAGAACCCGATCGCGCTCAACGACCTCCTGGCGGCCGGCGCGGACGCGCTGACCCGTGCCATCGTGAAGGCCGTCCGCGCAGCTCAAAGCGTCAACGGCCACCCCGGCGAGGGCAGCTACCCCGCGTACAGTGATCTCTACGGCGCGAGCCGGTCCCCGTCACGGCCGTCGCCGCAAAGCCGCCCGGACCTCGACTCACCTGCCGGGTAA
- a CDS encoding DUF6227 family protein: protein MSDPYETTEQHLERLLRRALNSFDLPDSTVERLGTALAHSSSLHSSHHSSVLHRETYRHTYLLSDGTPLTLWELVHGGPRSPMAPRSRTEPDLRHHELYDDETDAHIAAARLTGGFGDVPVFGEDGPQGDLEILTVLMAAPPVPLPRMYAPDNSADHARRVLRRAENSDCPGEATARLLRAAFAHHITQVFGRQCQVDGRDAGFTLYEHAFLLLDGSETSLWEVEHTATPDGRHMCEVYGDEDSARGAMESRTRIC, encoded by the coding sequence TTGAGCGATCCGTACGAGACAACCGAGCAGCACCTCGAGCGACTCCTGCGACGGGCACTCAACTCTTTCGACCTGCCCGACAGCACGGTCGAGAGACTCGGTACCGCACTCGCCCACAGCAGTTCCCTGCACTCCTCGCACCACAGTTCCGTACTCCACCGCGAGACCTACCGGCACACATATCTGCTGTCCGACGGCACTCCCCTCACGCTGTGGGAGCTGGTGCACGGCGGTCCGCGGAGCCCGATGGCCCCGCGCTCCCGGACGGAGCCCGACCTCCGGCACCACGAGCTGTACGACGACGAGACCGATGCCCATATCGCCGCCGCGCGGCTGACCGGCGGCTTCGGTGACGTCCCGGTGTTCGGGGAGGACGGGCCTCAGGGCGACCTGGAGATACTCACGGTCCTGATGGCGGCTCCCCCGGTCCCGCTGCCCCGGATGTACGCCCCTGACAACTCCGCCGACCATGCCCGCCGCGTCCTGCGCCGCGCGGAGAACAGCGACTGCCCCGGCGAGGCGACCGCCCGGCTGCTGCGCGCCGCATTCGCCCACCACATCACCCAGGTCTTCGGCCGGCAGTGCCAGGTGGACGGGCGGGACGCCGGATTCACGCTGTACGAGCACGCCTTCCTGCTCCTCGACGGCAGCGAGACGAGCCTGTGGGAGGTCGAGCACACGGCCACGCCGGACGGCCGCCACATGTGCGAGGTGTACGGCGACGAGGACTCCGCGCGCGGGGCCATGGAGAGCCGCACACGCATCTGCTGA
- a CDS encoding MFS transporter — translation MTSSASPPSTASGPTVSSDPSDRRRWFALAIVMTAAFMDLVDVTIVNIAVPSIQKDTGASFSSIQWITAGYALAFAAGLITGGRLGDIYGRKRLFLIGIGGFTLASALCGFAMNPEMLVASRILQGGTAALMVPQVLSIVHATFPAHERGKVFGLFGAIVGLGAVLGPLLGALLTEWNIAGLQWRPIFLINLPVGLVGLVLGRKFITESRAPKALRLDLIGVALVTLGLLMLIYPLTRGRELGWPLWGYASMIGSLLVFLVLVVFERQKARKDGSPLVELSLFRVKSFAAGIAVQLAFGVGLGIFFLVWTLYMQKGLGWSALRAGTTGIPFSIAVSFAAGISVQKLVPRFGRKVLQTGALLMIIGLLLYIWESDRYGMDITSWQMALPLVVMGAGMGLIVAPLTDMVLSEVPKEHSGSASGLINTVQQMGNALGLGLVSVVFFSSIGDRLTPQQMGPAFAEGFQHSLWWVAGVLAVIFLVMFALPARPRRHAEGGGEGADATDEAVDHGHADDATPDTLAGSAHAVDKPELGKEPAFTP, via the coding sequence ATGACTTCTTCCGCATCTCCGCCGTCCACGGCATCCGGGCCCACGGTGTCCTCGGACCCGTCGGACCGGCGACGCTGGTTCGCGCTCGCCATCGTGATGACCGCGGCCTTCATGGACCTGGTCGACGTCACGATCGTCAACATCGCCGTCCCGAGCATCCAGAAGGACACCGGGGCCTCGTTCAGCTCGATCCAGTGGATCACCGCCGGGTACGCCCTGGCCTTCGCGGCCGGGCTGATCACCGGCGGCCGGCTGGGCGACATCTACGGCCGCAAGCGGCTGTTCCTCATCGGCATAGGCGGTTTCACGCTGGCCTCCGCACTCTGCGGATTCGCGATGAATCCGGAGATGCTGGTCGCTTCCCGCATCCTTCAGGGCGGTACCGCCGCGCTGATGGTTCCGCAGGTGCTGTCGATCGTGCACGCCACCTTCCCGGCGCACGAGCGCGGCAAGGTCTTCGGCCTCTTCGGTGCGATCGTCGGCCTCGGCGCCGTGCTGGGACCGCTGCTGGGCGCGCTGCTCACCGAGTGGAACATCGCCGGTCTTCAATGGCGACCGATCTTCCTGATCAACCTGCCGGTCGGCCTCGTCGGCCTCGTCCTGGGCCGGAAGTTCATCACCGAATCCAGGGCGCCGAAGGCGCTCCGGCTCGACCTGATCGGCGTCGCCCTGGTGACGCTGGGGCTCCTGATGCTGATCTACCCGCTGACCCGTGGCCGCGAGCTGGGCTGGCCGCTGTGGGGCTATGCGTCGATGATCGGCAGCCTGCTGGTTTTCCTGGTCCTGGTGGTGTTCGAGCGGCAGAAGGCGCGCAAGGACGGTTCGCCGCTCGTGGAACTGTCGCTGTTCCGGGTCAAGAGCTTCGCGGCGGGCATCGCCGTGCAGCTGGCCTTCGGTGTCGGACTCGGCATCTTCTTCCTGGTCTGGACGCTGTACATGCAGAAGGGGCTCGGCTGGAGCGCGCTGCGGGCCGGCACGACCGGTATCCCGTTCTCGATCGCCGTCTCGTTCGCCGCCGGGATCTCCGTACAGAAGCTGGTGCCCCGCTTCGGCCGCAAGGTCCTCCAGACCGGCGCGCTGCTGATGATCATCGGCCTGCTCCTCTACATCTGGGAGTCCGACCGGTACGGCATGGACATCACGTCCTGGCAGATGGCGCTGCCGCTCGTGGTCATGGGCGCCGGCATGGGCCTGATCGTGGCCCCGCTGACGGACATGGTGCTGTCCGAGGTGCCCAAGGAACACTCCGGTTCGGCCTCCGGGCTGATCAACACCGTGCAGCAGATGGGCAACGCGCTCGGGCTCGGACTGGTCTCGGTCGTCTTCTTCAGTTCGATCGGGGACCGGCTGACGCCGCAGCAGATGGGCCCGGCCTTCGCAGAGGGGTTCCAGCACTCGCTGTGGTGGGTGGCCGGAGTGCTCGCGGTGATCTTCCTGGTGATGTTCGCGCTGCCCGCCCGGCCGCGGCGGCACGCGGAGGGCGGCGGCGAGGGCGCGGACGCCACGGACGAAGCCGTGGACCACGGGCATGCGGACGACGCGACCCCGGACACGCTGGCCGGATCCGCGCACGCCGTGGACAAGCCCGAGCTCGGCAAGGAGCCCGCCTTCACTCCCTGA
- a CDS encoding helix-turn-helix transcriptional regulator, with amino-acid sequence MTDTPARLLNLLSLLQTPREWPGSELAERLDVSPRTIRRDIDRLRELGYPVEASRGSVGGYRLVAGTAMPPLLLDDEEAVAIAVGLRAGAGHAIEGVDEASVRALAKLEQVLPSRLRYRVSTLQNATMPLTRGDGSTIDPHTLTVMASAVTGRERLRFAYRAGDGAETKREAEPYRLVSTGWRWYLVAYDLVREDWRTFRVDRVSEPFATGTRFTPRELPTGDAAEFLAGSITRRQPELAVDVDFAAPVDFVSARLPASFGPLERTGENSCRLRAVLSDSLEWLALRLALVDCEFTAHEPPQLVEYLGDLGARLTRATAR; translated from the coding sequence ATGACGGACACCCCGGCACGACTGCTGAACCTGCTGTCGCTCCTCCAGACGCCTCGCGAGTGGCCGGGCAGCGAGCTCGCCGAGCGGCTCGACGTCAGCCCGCGCACCATCCGTCGCGACATCGACCGGCTCCGCGAACTCGGCTATCCGGTCGAGGCCTCACGCGGTTCGGTCGGCGGCTACCGCCTCGTCGCCGGCACCGCCATGCCGCCGCTGCTCCTCGACGACGAGGAGGCGGTAGCCATCGCGGTCGGCCTGCGGGCGGGTGCCGGGCATGCCATCGAGGGGGTCGACGAGGCGTCCGTGCGGGCTCTGGCGAAGCTGGAGCAGGTGCTGCCGTCGCGGTTGCGGTACCGGGTCTCGACCCTGCAGAACGCGACGATGCCGCTGACCCGTGGCGACGGCTCGACGATCGATCCGCACACGCTGACGGTGATGGCGTCGGCGGTCACCGGCCGGGAGCGGCTGCGGTTCGCCTACCGCGCGGGCGACGGCGCGGAGACGAAGCGGGAGGCCGAACCGTACCGGCTGGTGAGCACGGGGTGGCGCTGGTATCTCGTCGCGTACGACCTGGTGCGCGAGGACTGGCGTACGTTCCGGGTCGACCGGGTCAGCGAGCCTTTCGCGACCGGGACGCGGTTCACACCGCGTGAGCTGCCCACGGGGGACGCGGCGGAGTTCCTCGCCGGCTCGATCACCCGGCGGCAGCCGGAGCTGGCGGTGGATGTGGACTTCGCGGCCCCGGTGGACTTCGTGTCGGCGCGGCTGCCCGCCTCGTTCGGCCCGCTGGAGCGGACCGGCGAGAACAGCTGCCGGCTGCGGGCGGTGCTGTCGGACTCGCTCGAGTGGTTGGCGCTCCGACTCGCGCTGGTGGACTGCGAGTTCACCGCCCACGAACCGCCGCAGCTGGTGGAGTATCTGGGCGATCTGGGCGCCCGCCTGACTCGCGCGACGGCGCGCTGA
- a CDS encoding sigma-70 family RNA polymerase sigma factor gives MATRAVARRSSATGGTSRASSVRASGGEIADRDLVGMYLDEIARTPLLDAAKEVELSQIVEAGVYARQILDGTVESEAGGASRAELEALVAEGERAKDVFIRSNLRLVVAVARRYPRAGLPLLDLIQEGNAGLVRAVEKFDYAKGFKFSTYATWWIRQAITRSIADQSRTIRLPVHLVEELGRIRRVQREFNREHGREPEHAEIAAELDSTPGRVGDVLDWARDPVSLNMSVDDEGETQFGDLLEDTSAVSPEQSVMTLLRSEELEDLIGKLDNRTASIIRMRYGIEDGRERTLTEVGKQHGLTRERIRQIEKHALLELKRMAHDTGFDAAA, from the coding sequence ATGGCAACCCGTGCCGTCGCCCGTCGTTCGTCCGCCACCGGTGGGACCAGCCGGGCAAGCAGTGTTCGCGCCTCGGGCGGAGAGATCGCCGACCGCGACCTGGTCGGCATGTACCTGGACGAGATCGCGCGTACGCCGCTACTGGATGCCGCGAAGGAGGTCGAGCTGTCGCAGATCGTCGAGGCGGGTGTGTACGCGCGGCAGATTCTCGACGGTACGGTGGAGAGCGAAGCCGGCGGAGCATCACGCGCGGAGCTGGAGGCGCTGGTCGCCGAGGGCGAGCGCGCCAAGGACGTATTCATCCGTTCCAACCTCCGACTCGTCGTTGCTGTCGCCCGCCGCTATCCGCGGGCCGGGCTGCCTCTGCTCGACCTGATCCAGGAGGGCAACGCGGGCCTGGTGCGCGCGGTCGAGAAGTTCGACTACGCCAAGGGCTTCAAGTTCTCCACGTATGCGACGTGGTGGATCCGTCAGGCCATCACCCGTTCCATAGCCGACCAGTCCCGTACGATCCGGCTCCCCGTCCACCTGGTGGAGGAGCTCGGCCGGATACGCCGGGTGCAGCGCGAATTCAACCGCGAGCACGGGCGCGAGCCGGAGCACGCGGAAATAGCCGCCGAGCTGGACTCCACGCCGGGGCGCGTGGGCGACGTCCTGGACTGGGCTCGTGACCCGGTCAGCCTCAACATGTCCGTCGACGACGAGGGCGAGACGCAGTTCGGCGATCTGCTGGAGGACACCTCCGCGGTGTCACCCGAGCAGTCGGTGATGACGCTGCTGCGCAGCGAGGAACTGGAGGACCTGATCGGCAAGCTCGACAACCGCACCGCGTCGATCATCCGTATGCGGTACGGCATCGAGGACGGCCGCGAGCGGACCCTCACGGAGGTGGGCAAGCAGCACGGCCTGACCCGTGAGCGGATCCGGCAGATCGAGAAGCACGCGCTGCTCGAACTGAAGCGAATGGCCCACGACACGGGTTTTGACGCTGCGGCCTGA
- a CDS encoding GNAT family N-acetyltransferase: MPNARTKALVRPGTEGDLAALTDIYNHYMRETALTFDTDPFTPERRLPWLRSHPEDGPHRLQVAQDVRIVGPASILGYATSSAFRPKPAYATSVEVSVYCAPSATGRGIGTLLYSSLFEALAGQDLHRAYAGITQPNDASVRLHERFGFRHVGTYAEVGRKFGTYWDVAWYEKRLGPRP, translated from the coding sequence ATGCCGAACGCCCGGACAAAAGCGCTGGTCAGGCCGGGCACCGAAGGTGATTTGGCGGCACTCACGGACATCTACAACCATTACATGCGTGAGACCGCGCTCACATTCGATACGGACCCCTTTACACCTGAACGGCGTCTGCCGTGGCTTCGTTCCCACCCTGAAGACGGCCCGCACCGTCTCCAGGTTGCTCAGGATGTCCGTATTGTCGGCCCCGCCTCGATCCTGGGCTATGCCACCAGCAGCGCATTCCGCCCCAAGCCGGCGTACGCGACCTCGGTCGAGGTGAGCGTGTACTGCGCTCCGTCGGCCACCGGCCGCGGCATCGGCACGCTCCTCTACTCGTCACTGTTCGAGGCGCTGGCCGGTCAGGACCTGCATCGCGCGTACGCGGGCATCACTCAGCCCAACGACGCCTCGGTCCGACTGCACGAGCGCTTCGGCTTCCGCCACGTCGGCACGTACGCCGAGGTGGGCCGGAAGTTCGGCACGTACTGGGACGTGGCCTGGTACGAGAAGCGGCTGGGACCGCGACCCTAG
- a CDS encoding dioxygenase family protein, with the protein MTVTAERMPALYLSHGAPPLADDPLWPGELAAWSASLPRPRAILMVSAHWEEAPLALGATEAVPLVYDFWGFPEHYYQVRYAAPGAPALAENVRKLLRGAGMPVQDIPDRGLDHGAYVPLVEMFPDADIPVLQISMPTLDPQRLMDIGRKLAPLRDEGVLIVGSGFFTHNLAALRHAGGGTPGWSAEFDDWGNRALQAQDIDALLDFEHKSPAGRLAHPRTEHFAPLFVTLGASGNELDRGRSVIDGFWMGLAKRSVQFG; encoded by the coding sequence ATGACTGTCACCGCGGAGCGCATGCCCGCCCTCTATCTCTCCCACGGCGCACCGCCGCTGGCCGACGACCCGCTCTGGCCCGGCGAACTGGCCGCCTGGTCCGCCTCTCTGCCCCGCCCCCGCGCGATCCTGATGGTCTCCGCACACTGGGAGGAGGCCCCGCTCGCCCTCGGCGCCACGGAGGCGGTCCCGCTCGTGTACGACTTCTGGGGATTCCCCGAGCACTATTACCAGGTGCGGTACGCGGCCCCGGGCGCCCCGGCGCTGGCCGAGAACGTACGCAAGCTGCTGCGCGGTGCCGGCATGCCGGTCCAGGACATCCCGGACCGCGGGCTCGACCACGGGGCGTACGTCCCGCTGGTGGAGATGTTCCCCGACGCCGACATCCCCGTACTCCAGATCTCCATGCCGACCCTGGACCCGCAGCGGCTGATGGACATCGGGCGCAAGCTCGCGCCGCTGCGCGACGAGGGCGTCCTGATCGTCGGCAGCGGCTTCTTCACGCACAACCTGGCCGCCCTGCGGCACGCGGGCGGTGGCACCCCCGGCTGGTCGGCGGAGTTCGATGACTGGGGGAACCGGGCGCTCCAGGCGCAGGACATCGACGCCCTGCTGGACTTCGAGCACAAGTCCCCGGCAGGTCGGCTGGCCCACCCGCGCACCGAGCACTTCGCGCCGCTCTTCGTGACGCTCGGCGCGTCGGGGAACGAACTGGACCGGGGTCGCAGTGTCATCGACGGGTTCTGGATGGGACTCGCGAAGCGGTCGGTGCAGTTCGGCTGA
- a CDS encoding MarR family winged helix-turn-helix transcriptional regulator has protein sequence MEYMTPASPGEPRWLSDEEQCVWRAYLHATTLMEDHLDRQLQRDAGMPHIYYGLLVQLSQAPRRQKRMTELAKDAKITRSRLSHAVARLEKSGWVRREDCPSDKRGQNAVLTDEGYEMLRRSAPGHVSAVRQAMFDRLTPEQMRSLGEIMQVVATGLQPEGTDADLPWLR, from the coding sequence GTGGAGTACATGACCCCGGCATCCCCCGGCGAGCCGCGCTGGCTCTCCGACGAAGAGCAGTGCGTCTGGCGTGCGTACCTCCACGCCACGACGCTCATGGAGGACCATCTCGACCGTCAGCTGCAGCGCGATGCCGGCATGCCGCACATCTATTACGGGCTGCTCGTCCAGCTCTCCCAGGCGCCCCGCCGCCAGAAGCGGATGACCGAGCTGGCCAAGGACGCCAAGATCACCCGGTCCCGGCTCTCGCACGCCGTCGCGCGGCTGGAGAAGAGCGGCTGGGTGCGCCGCGAGGACTGCCCGTCCGACAAGCGCGGCCAGAACGCGGTCCTCACCGACGAGGGCTACGAGATGCTGCGCCGGTCCGCGCCGGGTCATGTCAGCGCCGTGCGCCAGGCGATGTTCGACCGGCTGACTCCCGAGCAGATGCGCTCGCTGGGCGAGATCATGCAGGTCGTCGCCACCGGACTGCAGCCGGAGGGCACGGACGCGGATCTCCCCTGGCTGCGCTGA
- a CDS encoding MFS transporter, with product MPKTADIRLPDPSRWKALAFIALAQLMVVLDATIVNIALPHAQTALGISDANKQWVITAYALAFGGLLLFGGRIADLWGRKRTFVVGLIGFALASALGGAAQNQGMLFGSRALQGVFGALLAPAALSLLAVMFTDAKERAKAFGIYGAIAGGGGAVGLILGGFLTQALNWRWTFFVNIPFAIVAALGAYFVIREPAGSRNRSSLDIPGVVLSALGLVSLVYGFTRAESAGWSDALTIGMFVASGVLLLTFVVTESRVSSPLMPLRVLLDRNRGGVYLSLGLAIIAMFGLFLFLTYYLQVVRGYSPIRTGFAFLPMIAGMITGSTQIGARLMTRVPARKLMGPGFLTAAVGMLLLTQLEIGSSYTLLILPAQLLLGLGMGTAFMPAMSLATHGVEPRDSGVASAMVNTSQQVGGAIGTALLNTVAASAATAYATSHAALGATDPELLKLQAMVHGFTGAIWWAVGILVAASAIALTFINAGRPSAAAVGGGAGSGDAGGVEDEFKVPVVAH from the coding sequence ATGCCAAAAACAGCCGACATCCGACTCCCGGACCCCAGCCGCTGGAAAGCGCTGGCGTTCATCGCCCTCGCGCAGCTGATGGTCGTACTCGACGCCACGATCGTGAACATCGCGCTGCCGCACGCCCAGACGGCACTGGGTATCTCCGATGCCAACAAGCAGTGGGTCATCACGGCCTACGCCCTCGCCTTCGGCGGGCTGCTGCTCTTCGGAGGCCGGATCGCCGACCTCTGGGGCCGCAAGCGGACCTTCGTCGTCGGCCTGATCGGCTTCGCGCTGGCCTCCGCGCTCGGGGGTGCCGCGCAGAACCAGGGCATGCTCTTCGGCTCCCGTGCGCTCCAGGGCGTCTTCGGCGCGCTGCTCGCGCCGGCGGCCCTGTCCCTGCTCGCCGTGATGTTCACCGATGCCAAGGAGCGCGCCAAGGCGTTCGGAATCTACGGTGCGATCGCCGGTGGTGGTGGCGCCGTCGGCCTGATCCTCGGTGGTTTCCTGACCCAGGCGCTGAACTGGCGCTGGACGTTCTTCGTCAACATCCCGTTCGCGATCGTCGCGGCCCTCGGCGCGTACTTCGTGATCCGTGAGCCGGCCGGCAGCCGCAACCGCTCGTCGCTCGACATCCCCGGTGTCGTCCTGTCCGCGCTCGGGCTGGTCTCCCTGGTGTACGGATTCACCCGCGCCGAGTCCGCGGGCTGGTCGGACGCGCTGACCATCGGCATGTTCGTCGCGTCCGGCGTGCTGCTCCTGACGTTCGTCGTGACCGAGTCCCGGGTCTCGTCGCCGCTGATGCCGCTGCGCGTCCTGCTGGACCGTAACCGCGGTGGCGTCTACCTCTCGCTGGGTCTGGCCATCATCGCGATGTTCGGGCTGTTCCTCTTCCTGACGTACTACCTGCAGGTCGTGAGGGGCTACTCGCCGATCAGGACGGGCTTCGCCTTCCTCCCGATGATCGCGGGCATGATCACCGGCTCGACGCAGATCGGTGCCCGGCTGATGACCCGGGTTCCGGCGCGCAAGCTGATGGGCCCCGGCTTCCTGACCGCCGCCGTCGGCATGCTGCTGCTCACGCAGCTGGAGATCGGTTCCTCCTACACCCTGCTCATCCTGCCCGCGCAGCTCCTGCTGGGCCTGGGTATGGGTACGGCGTTCATGCCGGCCATGTCGCTGGCCACGCACGGTGTCGAGCCGAGGGACTCGGGCGTCGCGTCCGCGATGGTCAACACCTCGCAGCAGGTGGGCGGCGCGATCGGTACGGCGCTGCTGAACACCGTGGCCGCCTCGGCCGCGACGGCGTACGCCACCTCGCACGCCGCGCTCGGTGCCACCGACCCGGAGCTGCTGAAGCTCCAGGCGATGGTGCACGGCTTCACCGGCGCCATCTGGTGGGCCGTCGGCATCCTGGTGGCGGCCTCCGCGATCGCGCTGACCTTCATCAACGCCGGTCGTCCCTCGGCGGCCGCGGTGGGCGGGGGCGCCGGTTCGGGCGACGCCGGCGGTGTCGAGGACGAGTTCAAGGTCCCGGTCGTCGCCCACTGA
- a CDS encoding TetR/AcrR family transcriptional regulator, with product MDTVTRTATGAAQPRTPRPRADALRNRERIVTAAREMFVEFGPDVPLDEVARRAGVGNATLYRNFPDRAALTHEVVLAVTSRTTERAEEATAEEADPFAALSRFVHAAADERIGALCPMLSGGFDKDHPELLAERRRLEEAVEGLVSRAMSAGRLRTDIAVGDVLVALSQLTRPLPGIGCLDIDRFTHRHLQLFLDGLETPARSRLPGTAATLEDLRRRS from the coding sequence GTGGATACCGTCACCCGCACCGCCACCGGAGCGGCGCAGCCCCGGACGCCCCGTCCGCGGGCGGACGCGCTGCGCAACCGGGAGCGGATCGTGACGGCCGCGCGCGAGATGTTCGTCGAGTTCGGGCCGGACGTGCCGCTCGACGAGGTGGCCCGCCGCGCCGGCGTCGGCAACGCCACGCTGTACCGGAACTTCCCCGACCGGGCCGCGCTGACGCACGAAGTCGTGCTCGCGGTCACCTCCCGTACCACCGAACGCGCGGAGGAGGCGACGGCCGAGGAGGCCGATCCCTTCGCCGCACTCAGCCGCTTCGTGCACGCGGCGGCCGACGAACGGATCGGGGCGCTGTGCCCGATGCTGTCCGGCGGCTTCGACAAGGACCATCCCGAATTGCTCGCCGAGCGCCGACGTCTCGAAGAGGCCGTCGAAGGGCTCGTGTCGCGCGCCATGTCCGCGGGGCGCCTGCGCACCGACATTGCCGTCGGTGACGTACTGGTCGCCCTCTCCCAGCTCACCCGGCCGTTGCCCGGCATCGGATGCCTGGACATCGACCGGTTCACCCACCGCCATCTACAGCTGTTCCTGGACGGACTGGAGACCCCGGCCCGGTCCCGGCTGCCCGGAACGGCAGCGACCTTGGAGGATCTGCGGCGCCGGTCATGA